A single window of Streptomyces sp. NBC_00464 DNA harbors:
- a CDS encoding aminoglycoside phosphotransferase family protein, with amino-acid sequence MSGGRMHADEPGTDDALVRRLITAQFPHWSGLPVERVGAAGTANAMYRLGADLVVRLPRTAGSADDTAKEHRWLPRLAPSLPVAIPVPLGAGVPGDGYPHPWSVYGWLDGDCPTVGDTSEAAPLARDLARFVTALHRIDPADGPPSYRSEPLAARDAAVREALADLRTETDVVTAAEIWETALRAPAPTGPPVWIHADLQPGNMLTADGRLTAVIDFGCLGLGDPAVDLIAAWYVLPAAARDTFRTAVEADDDTWARGIGWALSIALMELQYYRGTNAFMVDTARHVIAEILADQRQRS; translated from the coding sequence ATGAGCGGGGGCAGGATGCACGCCGACGAGCCCGGGACCGACGACGCCCTGGTCCGCCGGCTGATCACCGCGCAGTTCCCGCACTGGTCCGGCCTCCCCGTCGAGCGCGTCGGTGCCGCCGGTACCGCCAACGCGATGTACCGGCTCGGCGCGGACCTGGTCGTGCGGCTTCCCCGTACAGCGGGCTCGGCCGACGACACCGCCAAGGAACACCGCTGGCTGCCGCGCCTCGCGCCCTCGCTCCCGGTTGCCATCCCCGTACCGCTGGGCGCGGGCGTGCCCGGCGACGGCTACCCCCACCCCTGGTCCGTCTACGGCTGGCTCGACGGGGACTGCCCGACGGTCGGCGACACCTCCGAAGCCGCCCCGCTCGCCCGGGACCTGGCCCGCTTCGTCACCGCCCTCCACCGCATCGACCCCGCCGACGGGCCCCCGTCCTACCGCAGCGAGCCCCTGGCCGCCCGGGACGCCGCAGTCCGCGAGGCCCTCGCGGACCTGCGCACCGAGACCGACGTCGTGACGGCAGCCGAGATCTGGGAGACGGCCCTGCGCGCACCCGCACCGACCGGTCCTCCCGTCTGGATCCACGCGGACCTGCAACCCGGGAACATGCTGACCGCCGACGGCCGGCTCACCGCCGTCATCGACTTCGGCTGCCTCGGCCTGGGTGACCCGGCCGTCGACCTGATCGCAGCCTGGTACGTACTGCCCGCCGCGGCGCGCGACACCTTCCGCACCGCGGTCGAGGCGGACGACGACACCTGGGCGCGTGGCATCGGCTGGGCGCTGTCGATCGCACTGATGGAGCTCCAGTACTACCGCGGCACCAACGCGTTCATGGTGGACACCGCACGGCACGTCATCGCGGAGATCCTCGCCGACCAGCGGCAGCGCTCGTAG